Part of the Vigna angularis cultivar LongXiaoDou No.4 chromosome 1, ASM1680809v1, whole genome shotgun sequence genome, TTTGAAGCATTTATGGATGCTGATAGATTTTTGCATGTTGCAACTTCACCTGATTCTACTATTGGTCAAGGTTCTCATGGTTCCAGTGATTTCATTGACTACCATGGATCTTCAACTTATTACGAGGGAATGCATAGTGGACCCTTTGTTGCTGACTCTTCTCTTGGTATTTTTCCAAATGGTTTTTGCTCTCAATTGCCAAATGACGAAATGATGAATAACATGAAGGCCAAAAGTGTGGAGTTAAATTCTGATATTTCATGTATGAGTAGTGGCATGCCCTCAAACACTACTGGGTGGACGTCTTTTCAAGATTTAACTGATAATGTTTATCCAACTTTTCATTCTAGAAAAGTTAATTTTGATGACCTGCCATCATTGTCTCTTTCAGCTTATGATTCATACGTACCATATGAAGACCATTATCAGGATGCTAAGTTCAATGTAGGCCAATCGGTGAGACAAACACctgatattttttcttctatagGGTCTCAGGCTTACCAATTTTATGAGAATGAGGATAATTATGCAGTTATATCTGGGATATCCAATCAATATCAAGATAGCAATGGTAGAATTGCTAGTTTTCAAGAAAATGTGGACAATTTGAATTTACAAGCTGCAAATATATCTTGGCCCCATGCCCAGGCACTAATTACCAGTGAGAAGCAGTTTGGTTGTGTTAAGAGAGAAGGAGGGGTTCGACATAAACTTGCTGATTCTCATCTTTCAAAAGGAAAATTTGAGAATTTCCATGTCGAGGAAGACCCTGATGTTTGCATTATTGAAGACATCAGTCATCCTGCTCCGACAAGTCGATCTACAATCAGTGGGAATTCGTCTAATATTTCTCAATCGTCTAGATATGCTGATTCTCAGTCTTACATGGCTGGAAGTACTAGGCTGAAGGCATGTGATGAGCGTAATATATTACGGGTTGCATTGCAGGTTGGCTTcttcattttatggtttttatgCTTTGATCTGTTGGCAGATATGAAAGTATTCTTCTGCCACTGCACTTAGCTCTTTAGTGGTTTGTTGTAGGATCTATCTCAGCCAAGGTCAGAAGTTAGTCTACCAGAAGGGTTGTTGGCAGTTCCTCTTTTAAGGCATCAGGTTACTTTTCTTgtccaatattttaaaaatagaaaacttcTATGACTTATTCAGTGAGTGAATGAATCAATCATATCAGTACTTATCGTATGTCACACACTCACACTTGAACACCTTCTCATTGTCTTTAAAGATGTGAAGTGTCAAAGGCACCGTTATCCTAAAGTTCATTGTCATGTATTTCGGTTCATTTCCTTGACAAATTGTTCTAATAATTATTTCCTCTGACAATAAAAAGAATTCAACTTTCCTCAGGAATAAGATTGTTGAGACTAGAATCATAGATTCATGTGACAAACAACGTAATGATGCCTTATCActcatttttactaaaaaaagtGTGTATTCTTTGAAAATAATGTCTTGTTGGATCATACAGGACAAGAACTCCTGTGTGCTCTTCGTGTGTCTAATTCTGATTGCCGACCTGATCCTTTGTAAACTCAATCCTATTTTTCCTGAGCTGTTCTGATAACTTGCTTTGTATATATAATTGGGACATTGAAGATTCCAACTAATTGTGGTTGCCCTGTTTAGAGAATTGCTTTATCATGGATGGTTCAAAAGGAAGCATCAAGTTTTAATTGCTCAGGAGGAATTCTTGCAGATGATCAGGTTAGTTGTCTGCAGTGTTAATATGAGATTATAAGTAAttgattaaatgtaattttcttAGCCTTAGTGAGTTAAAGTCTTTTTTCTTGTAGGGACTTGGAAAAACAGTATCAACTATTGCATTAATATTAAAGGAAAGACCTCCGTTACCTAATGGGGGCAACAATGCCCACAAAAGTGAATTGGATTCTCTGAATCTGGATGTGGATGATGACGTGCTTCCTCAGAACGGTAGAGTAAAGGAAGAATCTAATATTTGTGAGGATGAGTCAAGTAGACATCCAATCAAGAGTATGAATTTGCAAAACCAAGCAAAGGGAAGGCCATCTGCCGGGACCCTTATTGTTTGTCCCACTAGTGTCCTACGTCAATGGGCAGAGGAGTTGCGTAGCAAGGTAACTAGTCAAACAAAAATCTCTGTGCTAGTTTACCATGGAAGCAATCGGACAAAAGATCCTTATGAGGTTGCAAAGTATGATGTTGTTATAACAACTTATTCCATTGTCAGCATGGAGGTTCCTAAGCAGCCTTCAGCTGACAAAGATGATGAGGAAAAAGGAAATGTTGAAGATCATGCTGTACCGagtaggaaaagaaaaagtcccTCTAATTCTAGTAAAAATGGCAAGAAGAGATCAGATGGAACAGTTCTTGAAACTAATGCTCGCCCGCTTGCAAAGGTGGCATGGTTTAGGGTTGTCTTGGATGAGGCACAAAGTATAAAGAATCACAAAACTCAAGTTGCAAGGGCCTGTTGGGGTCTTCGTGCTAAGCGAAGATGGTGTTTGTCAGGGACTCCTATCCAGAATGCAATTGACGATCTCTACAGTTACTTCAGATTTCTAAGATATCACCCTTATGATGTCTATACatcattttattctaaaattaagaACCGAATTAGTAGAGATCCAGCAAACGGATATAGAAAGCTACAAGCTGTCTTGAAGACTATAATGTTACGCCGGACCAAAGGTGagatttgattaatttgaatgcATGAACTTTGCGTCAACAAAAGAGCAGGctataattattagttatttCCTAGTTTGCCATCTTAGTCATCCATAACAATTGATAAAGTTGATTATCAGATTTTGTGTATACAGCTTTTTCCAAAATTATATAACCATTTCCTTTTTCTCaagatataaaattatcatttcaatttattatgctTTATTACATGGATAGAATTTTAGGCATTGGATAGAATTagataatttatcattttatagtTTCCCTTTCCTGTCTTGTAGTAGCCAGTGCATTGTTCTTGAGCTCATTCCTCTAAGCAATCAGTAGTTCTATGGATTTCAAATTTGCCAGTGTAACCATGCGATACTATTTTTCTTCAGGTACACTTCTTGACGGGGAACCTATTATTTCCTTGCCGCCTAAATATATAGAGCTGAAAAAGGTTGATTTTTCAACTGAGGAACGTGATTTCTATTACAAACTAGAGGCTGATTCACGTGCACAGTTCCAGGTATGGTCTTTCCTTTAGATAGTAAGCTTTATGTGACTTGCAATATTTTGTTTGGTTGAGCCTATTTTCCAACCCAAATCTTGGTAAGCCATATTTGAAGTCCACTATTTACATGTGTGTGATGTGATGTCATGTCAGGAATATGCTGATGCTGGCACTGTCAAGCAAAATTATGTCAACATTTTGCTGATGCTCCTGCGCCTTAGACAAGCTTGTGATCACCCTTTGCTTGTCAAGCGATACAATTCAAACTCTCTATGGAGATATTCGGTTGAGATGGCAAAGACACTTCCTCAGGAAAAACAAATCTCTCTTCTGCAATGTTTAGAGGCTTCTTTGGCCCTCTGTAGCATTTGTAACGTATGTATTGACCATCCTTTGGTATTTATAAAATTGGATTTGTCTGACTGCTCATCTGTGTGTGTTggttatttgtttgcttgaatctAAACTGGTTAACTGTAGTTGTATATTAGTTCTTAAGGTAACAGACTTATAGATTGTGCTTGTAAGGGGTTAGAGCAGCTTTAAAAGTAAACTCGAGTGAAGTAAAAGTGAATGGACTGGAAAAGGTTTAGtttaatcttaaaacttatTCCCTTGCAGAAATCGGGGAAGGGTGATTGggaattatttttatcatccTTACTTGAGTTGAGGTTAAAGGACTTGTATCATTGTTGCATGCGTGTATCATCCACATTAAATGTATTTTCTGCCACAGTATACGTCCTCCCGAACTCCTCGGATGTACCTTTCCTAATACTTGTTTTCTGGACAGGATCCTCCGGAAGATGCATTTGTTTCAGTTTGTGGTCATGTTTTCTGTAACCAATGCATATGTGAACATCTTACTGGTGATGACAACCAGTGCCCTGCTGCAAATTGCAAAATTCGACTGAGCACATCTAGGGTATTCTCAAAAGTCACTCTGAACAATTGTCTTTCTGACCAGGGTTGTGATAATTCACCTGGTTGCCCTGCTTCTGAAGTGGAAGAATTTGAGCCTTGGTCTCAAAGTCAGTCATATGAATCTTCAAAAATAAAGGCTGCACTTGAGGTTTTGAAATCACTGCGTAAGCCACAGTCCTATACCTCAAAAAGCACTTCTGAGAATAGCACTTTGAGGGAAGATAATGATTGCCCTGGGAACCCCTCGGATGTTGAAAATGGGAAATCCTCAATTAATTCTCACGAGTGTCAAAATTTGTCTGATGAGAATAGATACCATAGTGATTCAGTTACTGTCGTAGGGGAGAAAGCTATAGTGTTTTCTCAGTGGACGAGGATGCTAGATTTGCTTGAAGAGTGTCTCAAGAAATCTTCGATTAATTATAGAAGGCTTGATGGAACAATGTCGGTTGTTGCCAGAGATAAAGCTGTTAAAGATTTTAACACTCTTCCCGAGGTTAGTAAAATTGCAGATCCCTTAAATCatgattcaatttcttgttccCACGGCATAATATTGCAGCCAGATTCATTGAATGATGAAGTTTGACGTGCTGTCTTGTAGGTATCAGTTATAATTATGTCTTTGAAGGCTGCCAGTCTTGGTCTAAACTTGGTGGTAGCTTGCCATGTTCTTATGCTAGATTTATGGTGGAATCCTACAACTGAAGACCAAGCAATAGATAGAGCACATCGAATTGGGCAGACTCGTCCTGTGACTGTCTTGAGATTAACTGTGAAAGATACAGTTGAAGATCGAATTCTAGCTCTGCAGGTAATTTTTTGTGCCATAGTACGTTGCTTTTAGTAATTCTGTGTTGAGTTCTAGGATGCGGTTTATATTGTTTTAGTTAGCACCTAAGTGAAATCGTGTTTATACGGTTGGTTTTTTAAGCTAGAATGATTTGTTGTGGGGGAAGTTagtgttttaaataatgttcCTGGCAGGAGATTAGAATGCTTCTGCACAGTCAGTCAATGGCGCCTacactttttttgttttattgggTTGAAATGCTTAAAATATACCGTGTGTgtgaataataattatttgagcTGAATAATGTGTTGTATTTTGCATAACAACGATTTAGTTGGTCCTATCTGAATAATAAGTGTCCTGATTGCATTTTAAATCTGACATGTTCTTGCAGCAAAAGAAGAGAACGATGGTTGCATCTGCCTTTGGGGAGGATGGAACTGGTGATCGTCAGAGTCGCCTCACTGTggatgatttaaaatatttgttcatGATGTGATTAGACGtacatatttacatatataGTCAACATTTTTTTGATTGGTGATTTTTTACCTGGGGTGGGGTAGGGGGATGGTATTATCTTCGGTTTCTTTCTGCTGACTGCTGAAGAAACCAGAAACAAATTTTCTAACAAAGGATTGCAAGTAGTAACAAGGTCCGTATTAACGAATGACTTGAAGATTATATGAAATGTTTATGTTTAGAATGAGATGTTTCATTCTTTGAACTGGAAATTTTAGTTAAATCTTGCATCATTGTAGGATATGTAGAGAACAGAAACATATATAGCAACAGAGATTTCATGGATTGTTTCTTTTCATTGTAAATTATATAGAAATTTTCTCTCCATCTTTTGAGTACAATTTCTAAGGTCGAATGCAATAATACATagtcaaataatttttttatgaatttcaaaatattctattattgaatatttttaataaattaatccaTTTAAGGTGTTCGAAACTCGATTTTTTAAGTCCGAGGATTATGTTGAAagtgtaattttaatttgaagagTAGTATTAAAAACATTCTTTATTGTATTATCTTTAGtgattagaaattattaaaaccTACACAATTAAAACAGAATGCTTAAAATAAGTTGTGGTGTTTATCAATTTTTCAGTCAATAACAGAGAATCTACTCAAAACTGTGTGGGAAAGTGCATTCGTAACAATAGAAGAAAAAACTATGGGCACAAGTGTAGCATTCCAGATTATATAGAAgtatataacataataaatccacatttaaataaaaaagaacagtTAGAGTAGACTCTAAACAAAGTAGTTAAGCTTACAATCACCGGGAAAATCCTTAATAGCTAAAcagtaattcaaaatataagaaataataagaGAGTCCTAAGGAGACTAAGCCGCAACATCGTTTTTCTCTAAAGCCTGctccagaggcacctcatccaTCTCTGCTCACATGTGGATGATCATTGtaagcaaacacaaacacacaagcaagggtgagctagatataaaaatcacGTTATTAACAGTCATAGGCAACATGCAAGTAAAGACGAATATACTATACTATACAGacatgacttgttgcacttaaacttgactcgtccggacttagaatgattgccgagctatggcgggttatgcactcgtggtggcttctactgttttgcaaagccattgccaataggtttcaccctaccacactcacgaggttagtccgttatcactcaccttgggccatactagaagcacccaagactaggacctcctgctactcctcaccacatggatcaatcctctgtacttgagaatgaaagaccattggagcgtcaggaaaacccccaagactgagctatcgtgcaaatcattctaaacacactgaaagggcaccaccatgtatcccccttgaggatcatggaattacgtccaatactaATACTTTCCACTTTACACCAACATGTtaatgcatacataaacccTTAAAGCAACTAGAACAATTAAGTAACATAGCACACTGGAATAAATAGGAATATAGGCCGAACAGAAACAACAACCCATAATGGCAAGACCGAACACCCTGTGAATggtgaagaccgaacggtatctcACTTCCCAAGGGACAGGACCGAATGGTCCATAAATGGTAAGACTGAAGAGTGACCGAACACTATTCAGGACCGCTCACTAagagagaccgaacgctacttaagagaccatccactaagaccgaacgctaccaagaccacccactaagaccgtACACTACTTAAGATATCGAACTCTCTTTAAGGGACCGAACGCTaccaagaccacccactaagactGTACGCTACTTAAGAGATCGAACTCTCTTcaagagaccgaacgctaccaagaccacccactaagaccgtACGCTACTTAAGAGACCGAACTCTCTTtaaaagaccgaacgctaccaagaccacccactaagaccgaatgCTCAATAAGACAGAGCACTAAGGTCGAACTCCACTTAAGACCTAacacta contains:
- the LOC108342483 gene encoding helicase-like transcription factor CHR28 isoform X1 yields the protein MADDDVDFSKLFHGDDDDDGMFYIDMNTVQKVLDEDDNCDFLEKFPDDSSSKNVSPSESGTHDSFQIQNGSQVLEEQQFSRLGFLDSVTSCSPFCSDGSDFGVRGSVGVSDSVANSWLDIEPENEGPQSQACSSPNAFPGNLSTLSPGQSDEVFCTERTRVSKHEIPACSVESSFPEAQSKDISICRDNLNPSPWKGENEIQFKHFREDVEFENTSISSIVDNDDINIEGYVEDTTGGVSGPQENDSCTSFEAFMDADRFLHVATSPDSTIGQGSHGSSDFIDYHGSSTYYEGMHSGPFVADSSLGIFPNGFCSQLPNDEMMNNMKAKSVELNSDISCMSSGMPSNTTGWTSFQDLTDNVYPTFHSRKVNFDDLPSLSLSAYDSYVPYEDHYQDAKFNVGQSVRQTPDIFSSIGSQAYQFYENEDNYAVISGISNQYQDSNGRIASFQENVDNLNLQAANISWPHAQALITSEKQFGCVKREGGVRHKLADSHLSKGKFENFHVEEDPDVCIIEDISHPAPTSRSTISGNSSNISQSSRYADSQSYMAGSTRLKACDERNILRVALQDLSQPRSEVSLPEGLLAVPLLRHQRIALSWMVQKEASSFNCSGGILADDQGLGKTVSTIALILKERPPLPNGGNNAHKSELDSLNLDVDDDVLPQNGRVKEESNICEDESSRHPIKSMNLQNQAKGRPSAGTLIVCPTSVLRQWAEELRSKVTSQTKISVLVYHGSNRTKDPYEVAKYDVVITTYSIVSMEVPKQPSADKDDEEKGNVEDHAVPSRKRKSPSNSSKNGKKRSDGTVLETNARPLAKVAWFRVVLDEAQSIKNHKTQVARACWGLRAKRRWCLSGTPIQNAIDDLYSYFRFLRYHPYDVYTSFYSKIKNRISRDPANGYRKLQAVLKTIMLRRTKGTLLDGEPIISLPPKYIELKKVDFSTEERDFYYKLEADSRAQFQEYADAGTVKQNYVNILLMLLRLRQACDHPLLVKRYNSNSLWRYSVEMAKTLPQEKQISLLQCLEASLALCSICNDPPEDAFVSVCGHVFCNQCICEHLTGDDNQCPAANCKIRLSTSRVFSKVTLNNCLSDQGCDNSPGCPASEVEEFEPWSQSQSYESSKIKAALEVLKSLRKPQSYTSKSTSENSTLREDNDCPGNPSDVENGKSSINSHECQNLSDENRYHSDSVTVVGEKAIVFSQWTRMLDLLEECLKKSSINYRRLDGTMSVVARDKAVKDFNTLPEVSVIIMSLKAASLGLNLVVACHVLMLDLWWNPTTEDQAIDRAHRIGQTRPVTVLRLTVKDTVEDRILALQQKKRTMVASAFGEDGTGDRQSRLTVDDLKYLFMM